A DNA window from candidate division WOR-3 bacterium contains the following coding sequences:
- a CDS encoding tetratricopeptide repeat protein: protein MRERDFLTLFLKIGLLSIFTCAPTQQTVKPPSREESEEKRRLAEQNYSLGAEYFKQREYDKALEKFLSAIELDTTFYEAFIAAGNVYKIKRDFGEAERYFRRALSLDQRKVKGYEALADLYLSAKRYQAAESLYLTGIQFDSTFSELYLGLAEIYNETGEKRKADSLYKRMLSLFPDDLGIYRLYGDFLLREERYKEAREMFRPCCQKFPEYVELREKYAEILFNLKEYDSALAQLNFILEKEPDNLSATLRRADVYARKGNFNKAKEDLAKAKRLAPNDARVFVHNADFYQMIGDLAKGEEEVKAALRIDPNLDIALVVYGDILKTRAASAYKAKRKEDAYYLYKAAYSQYEKVPSKSLYYRYASIEMSRCKTFMDKIKEELWFEGKKIE, encoded by the coding sequence ATGCGAGAAAGAGACTTCTTGACTTTATTTCTTAAAATTGGACTATTATCTATTTTCACCTGTGCTCCCACCCAGCAAACAGTAAAACCACCATCAAGAGAAGAGAGTGAGGAGAAGAGGCGTCTGGCGGAGCAGAATTATTCCCTGGGTGCCGAGTATTTCAAACAACGGGAATACGATAAGGCCTTAGAAAAATTCCTTTCGGCAATTGAACTTGATACCACATTTTATGAGGCATTCATCGCCGCCGGTAATGTCTATAAGATAAAAAGGGATTTTGGGGAAGCGGAACGTTATTTCCGACGGGCACTCTCCTTGGACCAAAGGAAGGTAAAAGGTTATGAGGCTTTAGCCGACCTTTACCTCTCCGCCAAAAGATACCAAGCCGCAGAAAGCCTCTACCTTACAGGGATCCAATTTGATTCCACATTTTCCGAACTTTATTTGGGGCTGGCCGAAATCTATAATGAGACCGGGGAAAAGAGAAAAGCCGACTCTCTTTATAAAAGAATGCTTTCCCTCTTTCCGGACGATCTCGGTATTTATCGCCTCTACGGCGATTTCCTTCTAAGGGAGGAGCGGTATAAAGAAGCACGGGAGATGTTTCGCCCCTGCTGCCAAAAATTTCCCGAATATGTGGAACTGAGAGAGAAGTATGCCGAAATACTCTTCAATTTAAAAGAATACGATAGTGCTTTAGCCCAACTCAATTTCATTTTGGAAAAGGAACCAGACAATTTGAGTGCCACCTTACGGCGGGCTGATGTTTATGCCCGGAAGGGAAATTTTAATAAAGCAAAGGAGGATTTAGCTAAGGCGAAGCGGTTAGCCCCAAATGATGCGCGGGTCTTTGTTCATAATGCCGATTTCTATCAAATGATTGGTGATTTAGCCAAAGGGGAGGAGGAGGTGAAGGCGGCTTTAAGAATTGACCCCAATTTGGATATTGCGCTCGTCGTCTACGGTGATATCCTAAAAACAAGGGCGGCGAGTGCCTATAAAGCAAAGAGAAAGGAAGATGCGTATTACCTCTATAAGGCGGCCTATTCCCAATACGAAAAGGTGCCCAGTAAGAGTCTTTATTATAGA